The proteins below come from a single Limosilactobacillus reuteri genomic window:
- a CDS encoding ATP-binding protein: MTDLDLKKIHIVFNGQDTPPLKISQLFDANKFNRLTAVTGNVTADFINQYLSRFIKVEVALSSPENYEAKTGDEVITKVALTNALLSAANKKPAKVFEALTSDNQANVLNNLFQVAIAPTQAIHSRFYLLSNSETHDTRVILGSLNLDSASFDKERNQYEEILVFDDDIRLFQNLDNHYKNDIKPVLRPFFTENLLNAAQNQIDESLKDTKGTKNAVVILDNEVTDQIAAADMTDLISHDVQKQIDENKIPAMITKSMRDITTNRSQDKEEAERQIQQHDTIYTLQKTAVSPRAAKPKLKSREKIFKQVQDALISGMTPQQRSAEKKYTTFLYDRPMERNLVNNNSGLYVPNDTGTHPIQFGKIATISQIRDGLKSIDAVLKGYQQYVVDYNDDYGKRFYEAILYSFTAPFLWEIRAKASLNPEDGNDIPNFLILGATAGSGKSTLLRIINQLTWNTDRSLIDFGTIYPTDTPQKKAKTVDAIEHYMKLGSSYPVLMDEIEPYFFQQDQYSRHLVVDTMNELVNNPHAIAPLIGTTNYDSGFTMLRETARRTYYLQIDKVIDDQQKGEANKYIYNVRQTLNNTLFKDFVMRMASLLEDDETPWRAFDEKTGKLDFLANTRKIFRDYYQMADMEVPPYFADEICDDFKESSRNRWAKLYLTQEEDFKYRQQDHSLLFDISKLNTFNGFTADSIEKYRNALPIELCVDGINGKRGKFVEIKADEFFKWIGERNPYAEDSAGNEANEETLTTNTAEKVTESPVKEQKKGFWARLFG; the protein is encoded by the coding sequence ATGACAGATTTAGATCTAAAAAAGATTCATATTGTTTTTAATGGTCAGGATACTCCACCATTAAAGATTAGCCAGCTTTTTGATGCTAATAAGTTCAATCGTTTAACAGCAGTTACTGGTAACGTGACTGCCGACTTTATTAATCAGTATCTAAGTCGATTCATTAAAGTCGAAGTTGCACTGAGCAGCCCTGAAAATTATGAAGCTAAAACTGGTGATGAAGTGATCACTAAGGTAGCTTTAACCAATGCATTGCTATCTGCTGCTAATAAAAAGCCTGCTAAAGTCTTTGAAGCATTAACTAGCGACAATCAAGCAAACGTATTGAACAATCTTTTTCAAGTTGCAATTGCACCAACTCAGGCTATCCATTCACGTTTTTACCTCCTAAGTAATTCCGAGACCCATGATACTCGTGTGATTTTGGGAAGTCTTAACTTGGACAGTGCTTCATTTGATAAAGAGCGTAACCAATATGAAGAAATATTAGTCTTTGATGATGACATTCGGCTATTTCAAAATCTTGATAACCACTATAAGAATGATATCAAGCCAGTATTACGACCATTTTTTACTGAAAATCTTTTAAATGCAGCACAAAATCAAATTGATGAGAGCTTGAAAGATACTAAAGGAACTAAGAATGCGGTTGTAATTCTTGATAATGAAGTTACCGATCAAATCGCAGCGGCAGATATGACCGACTTGATTAGTCATGACGTTCAAAAACAAATTGATGAAAATAAAATTCCCGCAATGATTACTAAGTCGATGCGAGATATTACGACTAACCGCTCTCAAGATAAAGAAGAAGCAGAACGACAAATTCAACAACACGATACAATTTACACTTTGCAAAAAACAGCTGTATCGCCACGAGCAGCTAAGCCAAAATTGAAATCGCGCGAAAAGATTTTTAAACAAGTTCAGGATGCTTTGATTAGCGGTATGACACCACAACAACGGTCAGCAGAGAAGAAGTATACAACGTTCTTATATGATCGTCCGATGGAAAGAAATCTGGTTAACAATAATAGTGGCCTGTACGTACCGAATGATACAGGCACGCACCCAATTCAATTTGGAAAGATTGCGACTATTAGTCAAATTCGTGATGGCTTAAAGAGTATTGATGCGGTATTAAAAGGGTATCAGCAATACGTTGTTGACTACAATGATGATTATGGCAAGCGATTCTATGAAGCTATTTTATATAGTTTTACGGCACCATTTTTATGGGAAATTCGTGCGAAAGCTAGTTTGAATCCTGAAGATGGGAATGATATTCCTAACTTCTTGATTCTAGGAGCAACTGCTGGTTCTGGAAAGTCAACCCTATTACGGATTATTAATCAATTGACATGGAACACTGATCGGTCATTAATTGATTTTGGGACTATCTATCCTACAGATACACCGCAGAAAAAAGCAAAAACTGTTGATGCAATTGAGCACTACATGAAGCTTGGAAGTTCATACCCCGTTTTAATGGATGAGATTGAACCATACTTCTTCCAACAAGATCAATATAGTCGACACTTAGTTGTTGATACGATGAATGAATTGGTTAACAATCCACATGCAATTGCGCCATTAATCGGAACAACTAACTATGATTCTGGTTTTACTATGCTACGTGAAACTGCACGGCGAACTTATTATCTCCAAATTGATAAGGTTATCGATGACCAGCAAAAAGGTGAAGCCAATAAATATATCTATAATGTACGACAAACCTTAAATAATACGCTGTTTAAGGACTTTGTAATGCGGATGGCAAGCTTACTAGAGGACGATGAAACGCCATGGCGCGCATTCGATGAAAAGACTGGTAAACTTGACTTCTTAGCAAATACCCGTAAGATTTTCCGCGATTACTATCAAATGGCGGATATGGAAGTACCTCCTTACTTTGCGGATGAAATCTGTGATGACTTTAAGGAAAGTTCGCGTAACCGGTGGGCTAAACTTTACCTAACACAGGAAGAAGACTTTAAATATCGGCAACAAGATCATAGCTTGTTATTTGATATCTCGAAGCTTAATACTTTCAATGGTTTTACTGCCGATAGTATTGAAAAGTACCGGAATGCACTGCCAATTGAACTCTGTGTGGATGGTATCAATGGCAAGCGTGGCAAATTTGTGGAAATTAAAGCTGATGAATTCTTTAAATGGATTGGTGAACGCAACCCATATGCTGAAGATAGTGCGGGAAACGAAGCAAATGAGGAAACGTTAACTACGAATACAGCTGAAAAAGTTACAGAATCGCCTGTTAAAGAACAAAAGAAGGGATTCTGGGCACGATTATTTGGCTAA
- a CDS encoding thiolase family protein: MEKVYIVAAQRTPIGKFNGQLASKSAVELGAIAIKAAVEKAKLSGNDIDQVLMGNVIQAGTGQNPARQASMAAGLGEQVPAITINDVCASGMSSVNLAASLIRAGQANVIVAGGMESMSQAPYVLPKARNGYRFGNGTLLDAMQSDALNDVYGGYPMGITAENINDKYQITRRQQDEFALLSHQRAVKAQKAGYFDSEIVPVEVKQKRTTVTVKVDEAPRPDTSLVALAKLKPAFKSDGSVTAGNASGINDGGAALVLASESAVNQLGLTPLAEWQGSTVVGLDPALMGLGPYYAINKLLKNQQMAADDVDTYEINEAFATQALVCQDLLHLDPSAVNPWGGAIALGHPVGCSGARIIVTMINEMHWDNHELGIASLCVGGGMGEAVLLKKI; the protein is encoded by the coding sequence ATGGAGAAGGTTTACATTGTTGCTGCTCAGCGAACACCAATCGGTAAGTTTAACGGTCAGTTAGCTTCAAAGTCTGCAGTTGAATTAGGAGCGATTGCAATTAAAGCGGCTGTTGAAAAGGCAAAGCTCAGCGGAAACGATATTGACCAAGTATTAATGGGGAATGTTATTCAAGCAGGAACGGGACAAAATCCAGCTCGTCAAGCATCAATGGCCGCTGGCTTAGGTGAGCAGGTTCCGGCAATAACGATTAATGACGTCTGTGCGTCGGGAATGTCCAGTGTTAACCTGGCAGCAAGTTTAATTCGTGCAGGACAGGCTAATGTAATTGTTGCTGGGGGGATGGAAAGTATGTCCCAAGCCCCATATGTTCTTCCTAAAGCACGGAATGGTTATCGGTTTGGGAATGGAACCTTACTTGATGCAATGCAAAGTGATGCTTTAAATGACGTTTATGGCGGTTATCCAATGGGAATTACTGCTGAAAATATCAATGATAAGTATCAGATTACTCGTCGCCAGCAAGACGAATTTGCTTTGTTGAGCCATCAACGTGCAGTAAAAGCTCAAAAAGCAGGCTATTTCGATTCAGAAATTGTGCCCGTTGAAGTTAAGCAGAAACGAACCACTGTAACTGTAAAGGTTGACGAAGCACCACGACCAGATACTTCCCTAGTGGCTTTAGCAAAATTAAAACCAGCTTTTAAATCTGACGGAAGTGTGACTGCAGGAAATGCCTCGGGAATTAATGATGGGGGAGCTGCTTTGGTTCTTGCTTCTGAAAGTGCAGTCAATCAATTAGGATTAACTCCATTGGCTGAGTGGCAAGGATCTACAGTTGTTGGTCTTGATCCAGCATTGATGGGTCTGGGACCATATTATGCAATCAATAAGCTCTTAAAAAATCAGCAGATGGCGGCGGATGACGTGGATACTTACGAAATTAATGAAGCGTTTGCGACCCAAGCCCTTGTCTGTCAGGACTTGCTTCATCTTGATCCTAGTGCTGTCAATCCTTGGGGTGGAGCAATTGCGTTAGGCCATCCAGTTGGGTGTTCAGGCGCGCGAATTATCGTCACGATGATTAATGAAATGCATTGGGATAATCATGAACTCGGCATTGCTTCGCTGTGTGTCGGGGGCGGAATGGGTGAAGCGGTTCTGCTTAAGAAAATTTAG
- the addA gene encoding helicase-exonuclease AddAB subunit AddA encodes MAGFKPTPAQSKAINDRGENILVSASAGSGKTAVLVNRTIELIKEGQSIDRMLLVTFTDAAAKNMRDKIRAALQKIVQDSANPKDLRDRMSNQINRLAAADISTIHAFCLKLIKRYYYLINLDPQFRLLTDETERLLLQEDVWHEVSEELYKNAEEKVPGRASFSELVLNFSSDRDDQGLDDLILRLYEIANAQPDPEKWLQKLPDNYDLGSGSLLESNFYQQQLKPLVIEKLNQLIQDYRELVTRASDNGLDQAAEVIKSDEELMHQLLSSLGGITVSDVCQMMAQQKFGSFRGRPAADDPRIDVFKDIQKQRNQLKKQWEQTVSIYLGKQEAQEPIAKEELLTELTTFRDQFTALLSKATESQLDAKTVDSLQKDQQMMQELLDLLQPPTWNTIRDLFANAKFARMGGKPKDDELAEEVYKSLGSTRTGIKKQFDQLVDRFFNYREDQFRLISTNAQELLRELSAVTINFRRRYQQTKLNRHVLEFSDLEHYAYAILTPPDDQPNWQTLVKDLQNHYQEIMIDEYQDTNRLQESILMKLTSPERKNLFMVGDVKQSIYRFREADPTLFLGKYQNYRQGNDGEAIVLGENFRSMTNVTSFTNILFEQLMDREVGEIDYDEDAHLKYAATYYEENQDNKVHPTEVLLYDANALDPEKEDVEHEDDKLAGEFRMIGMRIKQMVENQELIFHPEDGQMHPIQYGDIVLLERTKAINNSLMEEFNKLNIPLTVHDVESYFQATEVRVMMSLLKIIDNPQQDIPLAAVLRSPIVGLTNQELAFIRLQNRSVDYYAALQSFMGNYQRKALHHQSLLTSEQVSALYEKADHFLGLLRVFRQTAQQQTLVDLIWQIYDQTGYLDYVGAMPGGHQRQANLHALYQRAHSYEQSSFKGLYQFIRFIEKMQEHDKDLGVAPTQLTANTVNVMTIHGSKGLQFPVVFLIDATHGFNKGAARENAVVDAVAGVGIRYMDDQRVIYDTPQRQAVIEEIQRGERAEDLRVLYVALTRAEQRLIITGSFNEEMRTQSLVGSWQRWQKAYQSKNLLIGPQPRITANSFMDWVGLALARYPEFNAQQLSRGNVTLEKSTLADTKVTGLAADPHFIAKTYTALDVSDGLAKIGQNASANVTEKNNTVATDASEQKIDQILRYRYPHLVATKTTAYQSVTDVKRVFEDPDTRDMARWDYDQQQRVKTQGIYLNNNFDVPAFIQQTTHEPVATEIGTATHLVFQKLPLDEGPINVEFVNQEIQKLVGKKLINPVVAARINRKGIVDFYQTEVGQKILKHPADYHREVPFSMIMNGHELFKGVNVSDDERILIHGIIDGYLKNDEGIVLVDYKTDHLNKDYRDFDLARIKDRYRGQLELYKEALNLMEGIPVVQMGLYLLELGEFVLFTKEGD; translated from the coding sequence ATGGCTGGATTTAAACCAACGCCTGCTCAATCCAAGGCGATAAATGACCGTGGCGAAAATATCCTAGTTTCAGCTTCCGCGGGATCAGGAAAAACGGCTGTGCTAGTAAATCGGACAATTGAATTGATTAAAGAAGGGCAAAGCATTGATCGAATGCTGCTCGTAACATTTACGGACGCCGCAGCAAAGAATATGCGGGATAAAATCAGGGCAGCCTTGCAGAAAATAGTACAAGATTCAGCTAATCCCAAAGATTTACGTGACCGGATGAGTAATCAAATTAACCGGCTTGCGGCTGCAGATATTAGTACAATTCATGCTTTTTGTTTAAAGTTAATAAAGCGGTACTATTACTTGATTAACCTTGATCCACAATTTCGGCTCTTAACTGATGAAACAGAGCGGTTATTACTTCAAGAAGATGTCTGGCATGAAGTTAGTGAAGAACTGTATAAAAACGCTGAAGAAAAAGTTCCGGGCAGAGCTTCCTTTAGCGAACTAGTCCTCAACTTTTCTAGTGACCGTGATGACCAAGGACTCGACGACTTGATTTTACGGTTATATGAAATTGCTAATGCCCAACCTGATCCCGAAAAGTGGCTCCAAAAATTACCAGATAATTATGATTTAGGGTCTGGCTCACTATTAGAATCTAATTTTTATCAACAACAGCTAAAGCCCCTGGTTATCGAAAAGCTCAATCAGCTCATTCAAGATTATCGTGAATTAGTAACAAGAGCTAGTGACAACGGTCTAGATCAAGCAGCCGAAGTTATTAAAAGTGATGAAGAATTGATGCATCAACTTCTTTCTTCACTCGGGGGGATTACCGTCAGTGATGTTTGTCAAATGATGGCGCAGCAAAAATTTGGTAGTTTTCGGGGACGACCAGCGGCAGATGATCCACGGATTGATGTATTTAAAGACATTCAAAAGCAGCGTAATCAGCTAAAGAAGCAGTGGGAACAAACAGTTAGTATTTACTTGGGAAAGCAGGAAGCACAGGAACCAATTGCAAAAGAAGAATTGCTAACTGAGCTAACGACTTTTCGTGATCAATTTACAGCCTTGTTAAGCAAAGCAACTGAAAGTCAATTAGACGCTAAAACTGTTGATTCATTGCAAAAAGACCAGCAGATGATGCAGGAGCTTTTAGACTTATTGCAACCACCTACCTGGAATACTATTCGGGACTTATTTGCTAATGCTAAATTTGCACGAATGGGCGGCAAACCGAAAGACGATGAGCTAGCTGAAGAAGTATATAAATCACTGGGAAGTACTCGAACGGGGATAAAAAAGCAATTTGATCAGTTGGTTGATCGCTTCTTTAATTATCGTGAAGACCAATTTCGATTAATTTCAACGAATGCCCAGGAACTTTTACGCGAATTGAGTGCGGTAACGATTAATTTCCGTCGACGGTATCAACAAACCAAGTTAAATCGGCATGTCCTTGAGTTTAGTGACTTGGAACACTACGCGTACGCTATTTTAACGCCACCAGACGACCAGCCAAACTGGCAAACCCTCGTCAAAGATCTGCAAAATCATTATCAAGAAATTATGATTGATGAATACCAGGATACGAACCGCCTTCAGGAAAGTATTTTGATGAAATTGACATCTCCTGAACGCAAGAATCTATTTATGGTAGGGGATGTTAAGCAATCGATTTACCGATTCCGTGAAGCTGATCCAACATTATTTCTTGGGAAATATCAAAACTATCGTCAAGGTAACGACGGGGAAGCGATTGTTTTAGGGGAAAATTTCCGGTCGATGACTAATGTGACGAGCTTTACCAATATCCTTTTCGAACAACTGATGGATAGGGAAGTTGGTGAAATTGATTATGACGAAGATGCCCATTTAAAATATGCGGCAACTTATTACGAAGAAAATCAAGATAATAAGGTTCACCCAACAGAAGTGTTACTGTATGACGCCAATGCCCTTGATCCAGAAAAAGAAGATGTTGAACATGAGGATGATAAATTAGCTGGAGAATTTCGGATGATCGGGATGCGAATTAAGCAGATGGTCGAAAATCAAGAGTTAATTTTTCATCCAGAAGATGGACAGATGCATCCAATTCAGTACGGTGATATTGTTTTGCTTGAGCGGACAAAGGCAATTAATAATTCATTGATGGAAGAGTTTAATAAACTTAATATTCCATTGACAGTTCACGATGTTGAAAGTTATTTTCAAGCTACTGAAGTGCGAGTAATGATGTCCTTGTTGAAGATAATTGATAATCCACAACAGGATATTCCATTAGCTGCTGTTTTGCGATCGCCGATTGTCGGGTTAACTAACCAAGAATTAGCTTTTATCCGTCTTCAGAATCGATCTGTTGATTACTACGCTGCCTTGCAATCATTTATGGGTAATTACCAGCGAAAGGCTCTTCACCATCAATCGCTCCTTACTTCTGAACAGGTAAGTGCCCTCTATGAAAAAGCAGACCACTTCTTAGGCTTGCTTCGTGTTTTTCGACAAACAGCCCAACAGCAAACCCTTGTTGACTTGATTTGGCAGATCTATGACCAAACAGGTTATCTTGATTACGTTGGAGCAATGCCAGGAGGCCACCAACGACAGGCAAACCTCCATGCCCTTTATCAACGTGCACACTCTTATGAACAAAGCAGTTTTAAGGGTCTTTATCAATTTATTCGCTTTATTGAGAAAATGCAGGAACATGATAAAGATTTAGGCGTAGCACCGACACAGTTAACTGCAAATACGGTTAATGTTATGACGATTCACGGAAGTAAGGGTCTGCAATTCCCTGTGGTATTTCTAATTGATGCCACACATGGCTTTAACAAAGGAGCAGCTCGTGAAAATGCAGTTGTCGATGCTGTTGCGGGGGTAGGAATTCGTTACATGGATGATCAACGGGTCATTTATGACACGCCGCAACGACAAGCAGTGATTGAAGAGATCCAGCGCGGCGAACGAGCAGAAGATCTTCGGGTTCTCTATGTTGCATTGACCCGCGCAGAACAGCGGTTAATTATTACGGGATCCTTTAATGAAGAAATGCGGACACAGAGTCTTGTTGGTTCATGGCAACGGTGGCAGAAAGCATATCAGAGTAAGAATTTACTAATTGGCCCGCAACCACGGATCACTGCAAATTCATTTATGGACTGGGTTGGCCTTGCACTAGCTCGTTATCCAGAATTCAACGCGCAACAATTGAGTCGTGGAAATGTCACGCTAGAAAAAAGTACTCTTGCTGATACTAAAGTTACTGGTTTGGCGGCTGATCCTCACTTTATTGCAAAAACATATACCGCACTTGATGTTAGCGATGGATTGGCAAAAATTGGGCAAAATGCTAGTGCTAATGTAACGGAAAAGAACAATACAGTCGCAACTGATGCTTCTGAACAAAAGATTGATCAAATTTTGCGTTATCGTTACCCCCATCTTGTCGCTACTAAAACAACTGCTTACCAATCTGTTACAGATGTAAAACGAGTCTTTGAAGATCCTGACACACGTGATATGGCGCGGTGGGATTATGATCAACAACAAAGGGTAAAGACGCAAGGGATTTACTTAAATAATAACTTTGACGTTCCAGCTTTCATTCAGCAGACTACTCATGAACCCGTGGCAACAGAAATTGGAACAGCAACTCACCTTGTTTTCCAAAAACTTCCGCTTGATGAAGGTCCGATTAACGTTGAATTTGTTAATCAAGAAATTCAAAAATTAGTAGGAAAAAAACTGATCAATCCAGTTGTAGCAGCACGGATCAACCGGAAAGGAATAGTGGACTTTTATCAGACTGAGGTTGGTCAAAAGATCTTAAAGCATCCCGCAGATTATCATCGTGAAGTGCCGTTCTCAATGATTATGAATGGTCATGAATTATTTAAAGGGGTAAATGTTAGTGATGATGAACGCATTTTAATTCACGGAATCATTGATGGTTACTTAAAAAATGACGAGGGCATTGTTCTGGTTGATTATAAAACTGATCACCTTAACAAAGATTATCGCGACTTTGATTTAGCACGGATAAAGGATCGCTACCGAGGACAATTAGAGCTCTATAAAGAAGCTTTGAACTTAATGGAAGGGATTCCAGTTGTCCAAATGGGGCTTTACCTGTTAGAATTAGGAGAGTTCGTGTTATTTACAAAAGAGGGTGATTAG
- a CDS encoding LacI family DNA-binding transcriptional regulator — protein MATIKDIAQKAGVSVSTASRALNHNPRISEKTRQQIATIAKEMGYQPNYNAQNLTRGESNMVGIIFPVTSDTAPANPFHIDLLRGISMALKPIHYEMVVAIAPTTTDLLQSVKSMVEQSKVHNFLVLYTVKDDPITNYLRQNNLNFVVIGHPDKAQDRFVDNDNVAAGQAATDYLMDHQEASHPVFLQSASNWVFEQDRHQGYEQSMQNHHLPALSWRYSPTGTAVKDFIKQHPQIDSIVCVDDLLLVRLIRQLQEFNLPTICFNNSRLMGMLINQEEKVDLQPRKLGQQAVELLFNPEEQFRIVDFKINS, from the coding sequence TTGGCGACAATTAAGGATATTGCACAGAAAGCAGGGGTATCGGTTTCGACTGCTTCTCGAGCTTTAAACCATAATCCACGAATTAGTGAAAAAACACGACAACAAATAGCGACGATTGCTAAAGAGATGGGATATCAACCAAATTACAATGCACAGAACTTAACACGGGGCGAGTCAAACATGGTCGGAATTATTTTTCCAGTAACCAGTGATACTGCGCCTGCCAATCCGTTTCATATTGACTTATTACGGGGAATTAGCATGGCATTAAAGCCGATTCACTATGAAATGGTTGTGGCAATTGCGCCAACTACGACCGACCTTTTGCAAAGCGTAAAATCGATGGTCGAACAGTCCAAGGTGCATAACTTTTTAGTACTTTATACGGTTAAAGATGACCCCATTACTAATTACCTGCGCCAAAATAACCTTAATTTTGTGGTAATCGGTCATCCAGACAAGGCCCAAGATCGCTTTGTCGACAATGATAACGTAGCGGCAGGGCAAGCGGCGACTGATTATCTGATGGATCATCAGGAGGCTAGTCACCCCGTCTTTCTTCAATCTGCAAGTAATTGGGTATTTGAACAGGATAGGCATCAAGGTTATGAGCAGAGTATGCAAAATCATCACCTTCCTGCTCTTAGCTGGCGATATTCACCAACGGGGACCGCAGTTAAAGATTTTATTAAACAACATCCGCAAATCGATTCAATTGTTTGTGTTGATGACTTGTTGCTGGTACGATTAATACGGCAACTACAAGAATTTAATTTACCAACTATTTGTTTTAACAATAGTCGGTTGATGGGGATGTTAATTAATCAAGAAGAGAAGGTTGACTTACAACCCCGCAAATTGGGTCAACAAGCTGTTGAATTACTTTTTAATCCAGAAGAGCAATTCCGAATCGTTGATTTTAAAATAAATAGTTGA